From one Phocaeicola salanitronis DSM 18170 genomic stretch:
- a CDS encoding golvesin C-terminal-like domain-containing protein, producing the protein MKRFNSILFFCFFLLHAPAQSLEKNVENRLKDFFANYQTSYADIGTCALERFSIDHQKKTLHIYANDNFGYQPFTEANVKAVYRSLTQSLPGPVNYYRVTLYADGQPIENLIPNAYRGKAKDKSRLYEDISYKGDAWTENLSRPFRVTQGLEGRHIALWQSHGRFYQNKTGEWRWQRPRLFGTCEDLYTRSIVVPYLIPMLENAGAVVFTPRERDEQTHEVIVDNNTCTPGSRYLEVNYKRKCVWQDAPTPGFAQKQTTYTDGQNPFRDGTARFIPTHKKPEKAFAEWIPRIPEKGRYAVYVSYQSLPESVTDAKYLVFHNGGVTEFRVNQRIGGGTWTYLGTFEFDAGMNDYGMVALSNESAQDGVVCADAVRFGGGMGNIARGGHVSGMPRWAEGARYWAQWAGMPYSVYSKSEGENDYNDDINTRSLMLNHLSGGSVFNPHEKGLGIPFELSFALHSDAGFKADDTFVGSLGIYTTRFNDGKLASGISRYASRDLADMLLTGLQRDISSRFGIRWTRRGMWNRNYSETRLPAVPSVILETLSHQNFADLKMGYDPAFKFTVARSVYKTMLKYLATMHDERYTVQPLPVTHFAIDEGKQENTFRLRWTPAEDPLEPTARAEGYVVYTRVGRGGFDNGTYVREPHYTFEAEPGIVYSFRVTAVNRGGESFPSETLAAYRAKHSRGTVLIVNGFRRTSAPAAIETDTRQGFDLYSDPGIPYLGTTAFCGYQQSFDRSRIGVETEGGLGYSGSELEGKRIAGNTFDYPFIHGKAIQQAGGWSFVSCSAETLETGSTDLTPYPVVDLIRGAEDRPLSPAAERALTAYCEAGGNLLVSGTYTGSRMGSETFLRNVLHYTYGGSLRHSSADEVYGTSLRFRIARHADDGTYAVPSPESLTPTGNAFTAYLYTGMNAGAAVAYPGAHRVFALGFPFECIREESARTQLMQSVLGFLCPK; encoded by the coding sequence ATGAAACGCTTCAATTCGATACTCTTTTTTTGTTTCTTCCTCCTCCACGCTCCGGCGCAAAGCCTTGAGAAAAATGTAGAAAACCGGCTGAAAGATTTCTTTGCAAATTATCAGACCAGCTATGCCGATATCGGCACGTGCGCGTTGGAACGGTTCTCCATCGACCACCAGAAGAAAACCTTGCATATATATGCCAACGACAACTTCGGGTACCAGCCTTTTACCGAAGCGAACGTAAAAGCCGTCTACCGTTCCCTCACGCAATCGCTTCCGGGACCGGTAAATTACTACCGCGTCACCCTCTACGCCGACGGGCAGCCAATCGAGAACCTCATCCCGAACGCCTATCGGGGAAAAGCCAAAGACAAGAGCCGCCTCTACGAAGACATCAGCTACAAGGGTGACGCATGGACCGAAAACCTGTCACGCCCCTTCCGCGTCACGCAAGGACTGGAAGGACGGCATATCGCCCTGTGGCAAAGCCACGGCAGGTTCTACCAGAACAAGACCGGCGAATGGCGCTGGCAACGCCCCCGCCTCTTCGGCACCTGCGAAGACCTCTACACGCGTTCCATCGTAGTCCCCTACCTCATCCCGATGCTGGAGAACGCAGGAGCCGTGGTGTTCACGCCCCGCGAACGGGACGAGCAGACGCACGAAGTCATCGTAGACAACAATACCTGCACGCCCGGAAGCCGTTACCTGGAAGTCAACTACAAACGGAAATGCGTGTGGCAAGACGCCCCTACGCCCGGATTCGCACAAAAGCAAACGACCTACACCGACGGACAAAACCCTTTCCGCGACGGAACCGCACGCTTCATCCCTACCCACAAGAAACCCGAAAAAGCCTTTGCCGAATGGATTCCCCGCATCCCCGAGAAAGGACGTTACGCCGTGTACGTGAGTTACCAATCACTTCCCGAAAGCGTGACCGATGCCAAATACCTGGTGTTCCATAACGGAGGAGTGACCGAGTTCCGTGTCAACCAGCGCATCGGAGGCGGCACATGGACCTACTTAGGCACCTTCGAGTTCGATGCCGGAATGAACGATTACGGCATGGTGGCACTCAGCAACGAAAGCGCGCAAGACGGTGTGGTGTGCGCCGATGCCGTACGCTTCGGAGGCGGCATGGGCAACATCGCCCGCGGAGGGCACGTCAGCGGCATGCCCCGATGGGCGGAAGGGGCACGCTACTGGGCACAATGGGCAGGCATGCCCTACTCCGTCTATAGCAAGAGCGAAGGCGAGAACGACTACAACGATGACATAAACACCCGTTCGCTCATGCTCAACCACCTAAGCGGAGGCTCGGTGTTCAACCCGCACGAAAAAGGGCTGGGCATTCCTTTCGAACTGAGTTTCGCCCTCCATAGCGACGCCGGATTCAAGGCAGACGACACCTTCGTCGGCTCGCTGGGCATCTACACCACCCGGTTCAACGACGGGAAGCTGGCAAGCGGCATCTCACGCTACGCCTCGCGCGACCTTGCCGACATGCTCCTCACAGGGCTGCAACGCGACATCAGCTCCCGCTTCGGCATCCGCTGGACACGCCGCGGGATGTGGAACCGCAACTACAGCGAGACACGCCTGCCCGCCGTGCCTTCGGTGATACTGGAAACCCTCTCACACCAGAACTTCGCCGACCTGAAGATGGGGTACGACCCTGCGTTCAAGTTCACCGTTGCCCGCTCGGTCTATAAAACGATGCTGAAATACCTCGCCACGATGCACGACGAACGATATACCGTCCAGCCCCTGCCCGTCACCCACTTCGCCATCGATGAAGGCAAGCAAGAGAATACCTTCCGGTTGCGCTGGACTCCCGCCGAAGACCCGCTCGAACCTACCGCACGTGCAGAAGGATACGTAGTCTATACCCGTGTGGGACGAGGAGGATTCGACAACGGTACCTACGTGCGCGAACCCCACTATACCTTCGAAGCCGAACCAGGCATCGTCTACAGCTTCCGCGTGACGGCGGTCAACCGGGGCGGAGAAAGCTTTCCTTCCGAAACGCTTGCGGCATACCGGGCGAAACATAGCCGCGGCACCGTGCTCATCGTGAACGGGTTCCGCCGCACTTCCGCACCTGCCGCCATAGAGACCGATACGCGCCAAGGCTTCGACCTCTATTCCGATCCGGGCATCCCCTACCTCGGCACAACCGCCTTCTGCGGATACCAGCAAAGCTTCGACCGCTCGCGCATCGGCGTCGAGACCGAAGGCGGGCTGGGTTACAGCGGAAGCGAACTGGAGGGCAAACGCATCGCCGGAAACACTTTCGACTATCCTTTCATCCACGGTAAAGCCATCCAGCAAGCAGGAGGCTGGTCGTTCGTATCGTGCAGTGCCGAAACTCTTGAGACCGGCTCGACCGACCTCACCCCATACCCCGTCGTCGACCTTATCCGGGGTGCCGAAGACCGCCCGCTCAGCCCTGCGGCAGAACGTGCCCTCACGGCATATTGCGAGGCGGGAGGCAACCTTCTGGTAAGCGGCACTTATACCGGAAGCCGCATGGGAAGCGAAACCTTCCTGCGCAACGTCCTGCACTACACCTACGGAGGCAGCCTGCGCCATTCGTCCGCCGACGAAGTCTACGGAACCTCCCTTCGTTTCCGCATCGCCCGCCATGCCGATGACGGGACCTATGCCGTACCCTCGCCCGAAAGCCTGACCCCCACCGGAAACGCATTCACCGCCTACCTGTACACAGGCATGAATGCCGGCGCAGCCGTGGCATATCCGGGCGCTCACCGCGTCTTTGCCTTGGGCTTTCCTTTCGAGTGCATCCGTGAAGAAAGCGCACGCACCCAACTGATGCAAAGCGTCTTAGGATTCCTATGTCCGAAATAA
- a CDS encoding diphosphate--fructose-6-phosphate 1-phosphotransferase — protein sequence MTKSALQIARAAYQPKLPNALKGGVKVMEGNPTQSVADQEEIKKLFPNTYGMPLLKFETGEAKEYAPMNVGVILSGGQAPGGHNVISGLFDGIKKMNPANKLYGFILGPGGLVDHKYMELTADIIDEYRNTGGFDIIGSGRTKLEKEDQFEKGYEILKELGIKALVIIGGDDSNTNACVLAEYYAAKNYGIQVIGCPKTIDGDLKNEMIETSFGFDTACKTYSEVIGNIERDCNSARKYWHFIKLMGRSASHIALECALQTQPNICLISEEVEAKNMSLDDIVTYIANAVAARAAEGNNFGTVLIPEGLIEFIPAMKKLIAELNDFLAVHAEEYAAIEPNKQREYIISHLSKENADVYASLPEGVARQLTLDRDPHGNVQVSLIETEKLLSEMVGKKLAAWKAEGKYVGKFSAQHHFFGYEGRCAAPSNFDADYCYSLGYTAAVLMANGKTGYMSSVRNLTAPAEEWVAGGVPITMMMNMERRHGEMKPVIQKALVKLDGAPFKAFAAARDTWAKETAYVYPGPIQYFGPTEVCDQPTKTLQLEHQK from the coding sequence ATGACAAAAAGTGCATTACAAATTGCAAGAGCTGCCTATCAACCCAAGTTGCCTAACGCGTTGAAGGGCGGGGTGAAGGTAATGGAAGGCAATCCTACTCAATCAGTAGCCGACCAAGAAGAAATCAAGAAATTGTTCCCGAATACGTACGGAATGCCGTTGCTGAAGTTTGAAACCGGCGAAGCTAAGGAATATGCTCCGATGAATGTAGGCGTTATTCTTTCAGGCGGTCAGGCTCCGGGCGGGCACAATGTCATCTCGGGTTTGTTCGACGGTATCAAGAAGATGAATCCAGCCAACAAACTGTACGGATTTATTTTGGGTCCCGGCGGACTGGTTGACCACAAGTATATGGAACTGACCGCTGACATCATTGATGAATACCGCAATACGGGCGGTTTTGATATCATCGGTTCTGGACGTACGAAACTGGAGAAAGAAGACCAGTTCGAAAAAGGATACGAGATATTGAAGGAGTTGGGCATCAAGGCATTGGTAATCATTGGCGGTGATGACTCGAATACAAACGCTTGCGTATTGGCGGAATATTATGCTGCCAAGAACTACGGCATTCAGGTAATCGGTTGCCCGAAGACCATCGACGGTGACTTGAAGAATGAAATGATTGAGACTTCATTCGGTTTTGATACTGCCTGCAAGACTTACTCGGAAGTAATCGGCAACATTGAGCGCGATTGCAATTCGGCACGCAAGTACTGGCACTTCATCAAGCTGATGGGCCGTTCGGCTTCGCATATAGCATTGGAATGCGCCCTGCAGACCCAGCCGAATATCTGCCTGATTTCGGAGGAAGTAGAAGCCAAGAACATGTCGCTGGATGATATTGTGACTTACATCGCGAATGCTGTAGCCGCACGTGCTGCTGAAGGAAATAACTTTGGTACGGTATTGATTCCGGAAGGCCTGATCGAGTTCATCCCGGCGATGAAGAAACTGATTGCGGAATTGAATGATTTCTTGGCTGTGCATGCAGAGGAGTATGCCGCTATCGAACCTAATAAGCAACGTGAATATATCATCAGCCACTTGTCGAAAGAAAATGCCGATGTTTACGCTTCGTTGCCCGAAGGTGTTGCACGCCAGTTGACACTCGACCGTGACCCGCATGGAAACGTACAGGTATCGCTTATCGAAACCGAAAAACTTTTGTCGGAAATGGTTGGCAAGAAGCTGGCTGCATGGAAGGCAGAAGGCAAGTACGTAGGCAAGTTCTCGGCACAGCACCATTTCTTCGGATACGAAGGACGTTGCGCTGCTCCGTCAAATTTCGATGCTGACTATTGCTACTCGTTGGGTTATACCGCAGCCGTATTGATGGCAAACGGAAAGACCGGTTATATGTCATCTGTACGCAACCTGACCGCTCCTGCTGAAGAATGGGTTGCAGGCGGTGTGCCTATCACAATGATGATGAACATGGAACGCCGTCATGGAGAAATGAAGCCGGTTATCCAGAAAGCGCTGGTTAAGCTGGACGGTGCACCGTTCAAGGCATTTGCTGCAGCACGTGACACGTGGGCAAAAGAAACGGCATACGTTTATCCGGGTCCGATTCAGTACTTTGGCCCGACGGAAGTATGTGACCAGCCTACTAAGACGTTGCAGTTGGAACACCAAAAGTAA
- a CDS encoding metallophosphoesterase family protein, producing the protein MKIRNYLLALLLSGGVSLPAMSQQRIAFISDAHIQNIVDYPELVRSMEVQVQSTRLFNENYYALIAALEDAAKRGISLVVLPGDLTDNGQFVNQEKVKEILEGYQERFGMKFFVTTGNHDPVRPFGMQNEEHDFLRSDGSRTVQENRCAGYVDEMQCYAAFGFYPQPEYLYWETPFTSYRYEDYSYQEALREGALEKREYTLCDSLKAIDASYLVEPVEGLWLLAIDGGVYLPGPVKNGVQTYEGSSVGYNNVLKYKEFILPWVRKVASEAKIRNKILVAYSHYPLADFNDGASELVRKAWGSKKFDLHRVPSEEVSEAFLEAGIRLHVAGHMHVNDTGVKRGKNGKCLYNIQVPSIATCIPAYKILTAEDDMHFEVETVLVDSVPGFDRLFGLYEKEYEYDMRAGKKPVWSKEALASKDYAEFCDWQFRDLVRVRFIPKDLPEAVREEMIDKTGAQLMAEITGEEPEEWETDWKGYDLILDLYRLRYADKLALRWIPEKRMQEYRMLFDAVRYSAVNDELIIHLREIADIFECFLNGEPSGHFRIDLEKDRITGE; encoded by the coding sequence ATGAAGATTCGGAACTATTTATTGGCTTTGCTTCTTTCAGGAGGGGTAAGCCTGCCGGCTATGTCCCAGCAACGGATTGCTTTCATCTCGGATGCACACATTCAGAACATCGTGGATTATCCCGAATTGGTACGTTCGATGGAAGTGCAGGTGCAGTCCACCCGGTTGTTTAATGAGAATTATTACGCCTTGATAGCTGCATTGGAGGATGCCGCCAAACGAGGAATAAGCTTGGTGGTTCTTCCGGGAGACTTGACCGATAACGGGCAATTTGTGAACCAAGAGAAAGTCAAGGAGATTTTAGAGGGGTATCAGGAACGTTTCGGAATGAAGTTTTTTGTGACCACGGGTAATCACGACCCGGTACGTCCGTTCGGCATGCAGAACGAGGAGCACGATTTCCTCCGTTCGGATGGAAGCCGTACTGTGCAAGAGAACCGTTGTGCCGGATATGTTGACGAGATGCAATGTTATGCCGCTTTCGGATTTTATCCCCAGCCGGAATATTTGTATTGGGAAACGCCTTTCACTTCTTATCGGTATGAGGACTACAGCTATCAGGAAGCCTTGCGTGAAGGAGCGTTGGAAAAACGTGAATATACGTTGTGTGATTCGTTGAAGGCCATTGATGCCAGCTATTTGGTGGAGCCGGTAGAAGGGCTTTGGCTTTTGGCGATTGATGGAGGAGTCTACCTGCCGGGTCCGGTAAAAAACGGTGTACAGACTTACGAAGGTTCGAGCGTGGGCTATAATAATGTGTTAAAGTATAAGGAGTTCATTCTTCCGTGGGTGCGGAAAGTGGCTTCCGAGGCAAAGATAAGAAACAAGATATTAGTGGCTTATTCGCATTATCCGTTGGCGGATTTCAATGACGGTGCTTCTGAGCTGGTGCGTAAGGCTTGGGGAAGCAAGAAATTTGATTTACACCGGGTACCCAGTGAGGAAGTGTCAGAAGCCTTTTTGGAAGCAGGTATCCGCCTTCACGTGGCAGGTCACATGCACGTGAATGATACCGGCGTGAAGCGGGGAAAGAATGGGAAGTGTTTGTATAATATTCAAGTGCCGTCCATTGCTACTTGCATCCCCGCTTATAAGATTCTGACCGCGGAAGATGATATGCACTTTGAGGTAGAAACGGTATTGGTCGATTCTGTTCCCGGATTTGATCGCTTGTTCGGTCTTTATGAGAAAGAATATGAGTATGACATGCGGGCGGGAAAGAAGCCGGTGTGGAGCAAAGAAGCTTTGGCATCGAAGGATTATGCGGAGTTTTGTGATTGGCAATTCCGTGACTTGGTACGGGTGCGTTTCATTCCAAAGGACTTGCCCGAAGCGGTACGTGAAGAAATGATTGATAAGACAGGTGCTCAACTTATGGCTGAGATAACGGGTGAAGAACCGGAAGAATGGGAGACAGACTGGAAGGGCTATGATTTGATTTTGGATCTTTATCGGTTGCGTTATGCTGATAAGTTGGCTTTGCGCTGGATTCCTGAGAAACGTATGCAGGAATACCGTATGTTGTTCGATGCCGTTCGATATTCAGCGGTAAACGATGAACTTATCATACACTTGCGTGAGATAGCCGATATATTTGAATGTTTCTTAAACGGGGAGCCGAGTGGTCATTTTCGCATTGATTTGGAGAAGGATCGGATAACGGGCGAGTGA
- the prmA gene encoding 50S ribosomal protein L11 methyltransferase: MKYIEVTIKAHPCNETITDVLAALMAEIGFESFVPCESGTQAYIQKTLFDEEALKNVLADFPIPDTDIVYTLSEPEDKDWNEEWEKNFFQPIVIGERCVIHSTFHTDYPKAEYDIVINPQMAFGTGHHETTSSIIAELLDADLKGKSVLDMGCGTSILAILASMRGANPVTAIDIDDWCVNNSRDNIALNHIDNITVELGDASLLHGSAPFDVIIANINRNILLADMPAYTACMHSGSELYMSGFYMEDIPAIREKAESLGLEFTHHREKNRWVAVKFVMR, encoded by the coding sequence ATGAAATACATTGAAGTTACAATAAAGGCACATCCGTGCAACGAGACCATTACCGATGTGCTTGCCGCCCTGATGGCTGAAATCGGATTCGAAAGCTTCGTGCCTTGCGAAAGCGGAACACAAGCGTATATTCAAAAAACGCTATTCGATGAAGAGGCATTAAAGAATGTGCTTGCCGACTTCCCGATTCCGGATACGGACATTGTCTACACGCTTTCCGAACCGGAAGATAAAGACTGGAACGAGGAATGGGAGAAGAATTTCTTCCAGCCGATTGTGATAGGCGAACGATGTGTAATACACAGTACGTTTCATACCGATTATCCGAAAGCGGAATACGATATTGTCATCAATCCGCAAATGGCATTCGGCACGGGACATCATGAAACAACCAGTTCCATTATTGCCGAGCTTCTGGATGCCGACCTGAAAGGAAAATCGGTGCTTGATATGGGGTGCGGCACGTCTATTCTTGCGATTCTCGCCAGCATGCGCGGAGCCAATCCGGTGACCGCTATCGATATAGATGACTGGTGTGTGAACAATTCGCGGGACAACATTGCCTTGAACCATATAGATAATATCACTGTAGAACTGGGTGATGCCTCGCTTCTGCATGGGAGTGCTCCGTTTGATGTGATTATTGCCAACATCAACCGGAATATCTTGCTTGCCGACATGCCCGCATACACCGCGTGCATGCATTCCGGCTCGGAACTTTATATGAGTGGTTTTTATATGGAAGATATCCCTGCCATACGGGAAAAAGCCGAAAGTTTAGGCTTGGAATTTACGCATCACCGGGAGAAAAACCGCTGGGTTGCGGTGAAATTTGTGATGCGTTGA
- a CDS encoding glycoside hydrolase family 25 protein, with amino-acid sequence MVQESPLMPVNKPRRNSAGRMKSPSASRRTGGAGRKKKPAGKKGKRGKKRVWNMPGWLQYVAMGSVAALFVIGFYYFFIRPYAYRWKPCYGTKAYGVCLPAGYSVHGFDISHHQGDINWKELQKVQNAPFPVRFVFMKASEGGDFSDTTFIRNFDRARQYGFIRGAYHFFNPNTDAARQADFFIRSVKLEPGDLPPVLDIEKVGDNELELRKGVKTWLRLIERHYRVKPILYASYKFKERYLNDSIFNTYPYWIAHYYVDSVRYEGEWKFWQHTDGGTLPGIREQVDLNVFNGTLDELKRMTILPDSAFHKS; translated from the coding sequence ATGGTACAAGAATCGCCTTTGATGCCTGTAAACAAGCCTCGTCGGAATTCTGCGGGAAGAATGAAAAGTCCCTCCGCATCACGGCGCACGGGTGGGGCTGGAAGGAAAAAGAAGCCGGCGGGGAAAAAAGGAAAGCGCGGGAAAAAACGTGTCTGGAATATGCCGGGTTGGCTCCAGTATGTGGCGATGGGGAGTGTGGCGGCGTTGTTCGTTATCGGTTTCTATTATTTTTTTATTCGTCCGTATGCCTATCGCTGGAAGCCTTGTTATGGCACGAAAGCATACGGTGTATGCCTTCCGGCAGGATATTCCGTTCATGGATTTGATATTTCCCATCATCAGGGAGACATTAATTGGAAAGAGCTTCAGAAGGTTCAGAACGCTCCGTTTCCGGTACGTTTTGTCTTCATGAAAGCATCCGAAGGAGGCGATTTCAGTGACACGACTTTTATCCGCAATTTCGACCGCGCCCGTCAATATGGTTTTATCCGTGGGGCATACCATTTTTTTAATCCGAATACCGATGCGGCGCGTCAGGCTGATTTCTTTATCCGTTCGGTCAAGCTGGAACCGGGCGATTTGCCTCCGGTGCTCGATATCGAAAAAGTAGGAGATAACGAGCTGGAACTCCGGAAAGGGGTGAAGACTTGGCTTCGCCTGATAGAGCGGCATTATCGTGTGAAACCTATTCTTTATGCTTCGTATAAGTTCAAGGAACGTTATCTGAACGATTCGATTTTCAATACTTATCCTTATTGGATAGCGCATTATTATGTGGATTCGGTGCGCTATGAGGGGGAATGGAAGTTCTGGCAACATACCGATGGAGGCACATTGCCCGGCATCCGCGAGCAGGTAGACCTGAATGTCTTTAACGGGACGCTGGATGAATTGAAGCGTATGACCATCTTGCCCGATTCGGCTTTTCATAAGTCGTAA
- a CDS encoding type II toxin-antitoxin system RelE/ParE family toxin, whose protein sequence is MNCKITVTPDFLKEMKHLSKRYKSLKEDLNKLGDELERNPFLGVELGHHLRKVRMAIASKGKGKRGGARVITYTVILAQADAEIKLITIYDKADRENITDAELLDILRRNGIE, encoded by the coding sequence ATGAATTGTAAAATTACCGTTACTCCTGATTTTTTGAAAGAGATGAAACACTTGTCTAAACGGTATAAATCTCTGAAGGAAGATTTGAATAAGTTAGGAGATGAATTGGAACGTAATCCTTTCCTCGGTGTCGAACTTGGCCATCATCTGCGCAAAGTGCGTATGGCTATCGCTTCGAAAGGAAAAGGTAAGCGGGGCGGAGCACGGGTTATTACCTACACGGTAATCCTCGCTCAGGCGGATGCTGAAATAAAGTTGATTACCATATACGATAAGGCAGACCGGGAGAATATCACGGATGCCGAATTGCTGGATATACTTCGCAGGAATGGGATTGAATAA
- a CDS encoding 1-acyl-sn-glycerol-3-phosphate acyltransferase, which produces MKQALCRFIYYKVLGWKARVSIPDFDKCIFCAAPHTTNWDLFVGKLFISAIGRESGFMMKKEWFFFPLGILFRWMGGIPVHRDKHTSLVDQIICQAKDSKKFHLAITPEGTRSPNPNWKKGFYYIALGAGIPIVLVGIDYEKKCICAEKYLYASGDIDKDMREIKLYFKPFKGKHPERFDLGEY; this is translated from the coding sequence ATGAAACAAGCCCTCTGCCGCTTTATTTATTATAAGGTATTAGGCTGGAAAGCGCGCGTCTCTATCCCCGATTTCGACAAGTGCATCTTCTGTGCCGCACCGCATACCACCAACTGGGACCTTTTCGTGGGAAAACTCTTCATCTCCGCCATCGGACGTGAGTCGGGGTTCATGATGAAGAAAGAATGGTTCTTTTTCCCCTTAGGCATCCTGTTCCGGTGGATGGGAGGCATCCCTGTACACCGCGACAAGCATACCTCGCTGGTCGACCAAATTATCTGCCAGGCAAAAGACAGCAAGAAATTCCATCTTGCCATCACGCCTGAAGGTACACGCTCGCCCAACCCGAACTGGAAAAAAGGCTTCTACTACATCGCCTTGGGAGCCGGAATCCCTATCGTGCTTGTGGGCATCGACTACGAGAAAAAGTGCATCTGTGCCGAAAAATACCTGTATGCCAGCGGAGACATCGACAAGGACATGCGCGAAATCAAACTTTACTTCAAGCCGTTTAAGGGCAAGCATCCCGAACGGTTCGACTTGGGGGAATATTGA
- a CDS encoding YccF domain-containing protein, protein MNVLLNILWIVLGGWLVCLEYLVSSLLLMITIIGIPFGVQTIKLAMLGLCPFGCTIKTEPSNGGCLTIIMNLIWVLCGGVWIALTHVVLGVLLCITIIGIPFGRQHFKLATLALTPFGKSIG, encoded by the coding sequence ATGAATGTATTGTTGAATATTTTATGGATTGTCTTGGGCGGCTGGCTGGTTTGTCTGGAATATCTTGTGTCGAGCTTGTTGTTGATGATTACCATTATCGGCATTCCCTTCGGGGTACAGACCATTAAGCTGGCGATGCTGGGCTTGTGTCCGTTTGGATGTACAATAAAGACCGAACCTTCTAACGGAGGATGCCTTACCATTATCATGAATCTGATATGGGTATTATGTGGAGGCGTATGGATTGCCTTAACTCATGTAGTGCTGGGTGTCTTGCTTTGCATTACGATTATCGGTATCCCTTTCGGAAGGCAGCATTTCAAGCTGGCTACGCTGGCTCTTACGCCTTTCGGAAAAAGTATAGGATGA
- a CDS encoding DUF4861 domain-containing protein → MNKIVLLTATALGACLWGCGNPQTVTVTVTNPLDAERTGEMIEVPAAQVFQSLNLPDTAHIIVCNAQAQEIPYQLTHDGKLIFPVSVSAKGTEAYTIRQGTPAETDTVAYGRHYPERLDDIAWENDRAAYRAYGPALQQKGEQAYGYDVFTKNTDRLVVEDRYAMELDTAAWAKINALRKAGKKQEADELVRQISYHVDHGNGMDCYAVGPTLGGGTSALMPDSAIVYPYCYKEYEILDNGPLRFTVKLTFNPLVIGNDSDVVETRIIRLDKGSQLNQTTVTYANLSQPTPVAGGIVLHAANAEGYAHNAQEGYIAYADPTTEPQSDNGIVYVGAVFPDTAVQTKVQLFDKPAGDALGHVLGICTYRPGDTFTYYWGSGWSKYGFDTDESWTDYLKAYAKQVRHPLQVTVK, encoded by the coding sequence GATTGTACTTCTGACGGCAACGGCTCTGGGAGCCTGCCTGTGGGGGTGCGGAAATCCCCAAACGGTCACCGTGACCGTAACCAACCCGCTCGATGCCGAACGCACGGGCGAAATGATAGAAGTGCCCGCCGCACAAGTGTTCCAATCGCTGAACCTGCCCGACACGGCGCACATCATCGTCTGCAACGCACAAGCCCAAGAAATCCCTTACCAGCTTACCCACGACGGAAAACTGATATTCCCCGTATCGGTATCGGCAAAAGGAACCGAAGCATATACCATCCGGCAAGGGACACCGGCTGAAACCGACACCGTAGCATACGGAAGGCATTACCCCGAACGTCTGGACGACATAGCCTGGGAAAACGACCGCGCCGCCTACCGTGCCTACGGACCCGCCCTGCAACAGAAAGGCGAACAGGCATACGGCTACGACGTGTTCACCAAGAACACCGACCGCCTGGTAGTGGAAGACCGCTACGCAATGGAACTGGACACCGCCGCCTGGGCAAAAATCAACGCCCTGCGCAAGGCTGGCAAAAAACAGGAAGCCGACGAACTGGTACGTCAAATCTCCTACCACGTAGACCACGGCAACGGAATGGACTGCTATGCCGTAGGCCCCACATTAGGCGGAGGCACCTCGGCACTGATGCCCGACTCTGCCATCGTCTATCCGTATTGTTATAAAGAATATGAAATTCTGGACAACGGTCCGTTGCGCTTCACCGTGAAACTTACCTTCAACCCGCTGGTAATAGGCAATGACTCGGACGTAGTGGAAACCCGCATCATCCGGCTCGACAAAGGCTCGCAGCTGAACCAGACTACCGTGACGTATGCCAACCTGAGCCAACCCACCCCCGTGGCAGGAGGAATCGTGCTCCATGCCGCCAATGCCGAAGGCTATGCCCACAACGCACAGGAGGGATATATCGCCTACGCCGACCCTACCACCGAACCTCAATCGGACAACGGCATCGTTTATGTGGGTGCCGTATTCCCCGACACGGCGGTGCAGACCAAAGTGCAGCTCTTCGACAAGCCCGCGGGCGATGCGTTGGGACACGTATTAGGAATCTGTACCTACCGTCCCGGCGACACCTTCACCTATTACTGGGGTTCGGGCTGGAGCAAATACGGCTTCGACACGGATGAATCGTGGACCGATTACCTGAAAGCCTATGCAAAACAGGTGCGCCACCCGCTGCAAGTGACCGTAAAGTAA